Proteins encoded together in one Mus musculus strain C57BL/6J chromosome 16, GRCm38.p6 C57BL/6J window:
- the Gm41515 gene encoding keratin-associated protein 19-1-like has product MSYYSGYYGGLGYGGFGGLGCGYGCGCNSISRLGYGCGYGGFGYGSGCGSYGYGSGYGGYGGYGYGCCRPSCCGGYGFSSFY; this is encoded by the coding sequence ATGAGCTACTACAGCGGCTACTACGGAGGTCTGGGCTATGGTGGCTTCGGAGGCCTGggctgtggctatggctgtggATGTAACAGCATCAGCAGACTAggctatggctgtggctatggAGGCTTTGGATATGGCTCTGGCTGTGGAAGCTACGGATACGGCTCTGGCTACGGAGGCTACGGAGGCTACGGATATGGCTGCTGCCGCCCTTCCTGCTGTGGGGGATATGGGTTCTCCAGCTTCtattga